The Rhodothermales bacterium genome includes the window CCGTCGAAGGCCGAGCGTACGCTGCTCCCGGCTCGGAAATCATCCTTAGGGCGGACGTTCTCGACCCGAGCGGACCGACCACCGTCACTGCTCTCATTTCGGAGCGGGACGGCGGAGGCTTTGTGCGCGCTCTGCCGCTGAAAGACGAAGGTGACTGGGTCGGCACGGGTGATGCGGTCCCTTCTGATCGGCTGTTCAGTGGCCTGTTCTCGCCCACGAGACCTTCCGAGTATCGAGTCGACTACCGGGCCGTGGACGCCCTGGGGAACGCATGGACTCGCTTCGGTGCCTGGCATGTCTCTTCCCGCCCCTTCCTGAAAGAAGCACCGGTGATCCTGCTGACGTGGTCCGAGCGGGAAACCCGGACAGACGCGCACCGGAGTGCGCTGGCTCAGGCCGGGGTGGCTCACGACTTCTGGGAGTTCGATGTACGGAGCCAGATTCCTGATTCAACAGCCTCCGCCTATGAAGTCGTCATATGGAGCTGGGCAAACCGGACGCTCAACCGGCCGGAGGACACGGCGCTGCTCGGCGCGCTCCTTGTCCAGGGTCATCCCCTCGTCCTTATCGGCACGGCGACGACCACCGACGACCTTGTCCAGCGGGGAATGACACACGGCGAGACTCGCCAGGTGACGATGGTGAACGGCGCCCCCGCAAGTCCGGTGTGGAACGGTTTCAGGGCCACCCTGCCACACGCGCCGGCCGTGCCCCGTTGGATCGGCGGCGAGGCGCTGGTCTCCGACGGCGACGGGGTGCTCGTCGCCCGCATCGACGGTGCGGTACTTTCCACGGTATCGCCGGAGCACCTGGAGGAGTGGCAGCGGCCGGACTTTATGCGCCGTCTGGTGCTTGAGGCTGGGGGGAATCCGTCGCTGGTGGGCGTAGAGCGCGCGCCTGCCGAGTTGGCCTCACGAGTTAAGATGGCCGGGCCCTTCCCGAATCCCGCCCGGTCGGCAGCCTCGGTCCGTATCGACGTCGACAGACCTGCCGACATCGAGATTACGCTGTTCGATCTTCTCGGTCGTCAAGCGGCCACCGTGCATCGCAGCATCCTGGGCGCCGGCACTCACGATGTTCGACTCCAACTGGATGGCCTGACGGCAGGCGTGTACCAGGTGGTTGCACGCACGGGAGATGTCGCGACGTCTGCGCCCCTTGTATTGGTGCGATGATCCTGTTTACCACTGCACGCACGGTTGTCCGCGAGATGGATGCCTCCTACCTGGACCATCTGGTGAATCTCGACTCGGACCCGGAGGTCATGCGGTACATCAACGGCGGCAAGCCCACGTCTCGCAATCGAATGGCCGAGAAGCTGGCAGACTGGACGGCTCACTACCGCGCCGCACGGCCCGGCGGATTCTGGGCGATACACCTTGCGTACTCAGATCGCTTCGTGGGCTGGGTGCACCTGAAGCCGGACTGGGCGGACAGAGAGCTTGACGAGTTGGGCTATCGGCTGATCCGGGAAGTATGGGGATCGGGAATTGCTACCGAGGTGGCCTGCGGCATGATCGATCATGCCCTGCATGAGTGGGGCCGAGAATCAGTCGTCGCGAGGACCCTGGCGGCAAACCGGGCTTCGCGCCGGGTCATGGAGAAGGCGGGCATGCGGTTCGAGTTCAGTTTTACCTATCCACCGGAGGTGCTGCCGGGATGGCCGGTCGAGCGTCGCGCCGCCGTTCGCTACAGAATTGACACATAATGTTGTCGGGTTTGACAGAACCAGCCCGCATACACCCTGTAGATCCGGAAACTCACAACGGAAACACCATGTCTGCACGAGCACTTCCCCAACTGCTTGTCCTCGGCCTGTTCCTGGCTGGCACCGCGGCGGCCCAGGGCCGACTGGATCCGGACGCGATGCGCGAACGCATGAAGGCCCAGATTGAGGAGACGGTTGCAGCCCTGGAGCTGACCGGAGACAAGGCCGAAAGCGTGCGCGCCATTCTCACCAGCCAGGCCGAAAAACGCACGACGATGATGCAGGAATTGCGAGAGCGGCGAGGCCAGGGTCAGGGTCAACGACAGGGACAGGGACGGAGAGGTGGTATGCGCGAACAGCTTGCGGCTCTCGATGAGGAAACCACCACCATGCTCTCCGAGGTGCTGACCAAGGAAGAGGTCGAGAAATACGCCGAACTACAGGCTACGAGACGGGCCGCTCGCGGCCGAGGAAGGGTTCCGGTAGGCTGACGGCGCCGGGATCACTCTTTATTCGGGACTGCCGGGAAGGGCAGCCTCCAGCGACTTAGCGCGCGACACTGATCAGCGTGGACGTCCCCCGCTGGTCCACCAGTAGATAGATGCCCGCCGGCACCGGCCGATCCGAGCCATCCCGCAGTGACCACGTCATGCCGGATAGCGTCGCGACGTGCCGACCCAGCACGTCGAAAGCCCGGACGGCCCCCTGGCCCCCGGTCACCGAGACGGTAGAGTGCGCCGGATTCGGGAATGCGCTCAGGGTGGCGCGGGAAGTCGGCACGGTCTGCTCTACCGAGACGGAGGCGCCGACCTCCAGGGAGGCCTCCGCAATCGTCTCCGGTGTCATGTCGCGACCTTCATACATGCGTGCGAAACGCCTTGTGTCAGCCGTATCCCAGGTCAGCATTTCGTCAATGAAGGACGGCGCCAGACTCTGGTAGCGCAACCAGGCCGAGACGTGATAGCTGCCATCCGGCAACGCGGCACGGTACTCAAGGCGATCCAGGCCATCGCCCGCTGCGAAATCATCGTCAGAAGCGGCGCGACCGTGCACAGCCGTGTCCTCGGACCACGGCCCCGTTGGCAACCAGCCTGTCGGAGGAATACGGTTGTCCTTGAGGTAGCCGGATGCACGGAGAAGTCCGTAGGTGGGGGACCCGTCCGGGTCGCCCATCACGGACTCATAAACCTGAGTCTCCGACTCCGAGCGGATGTGCTCGAGGTGGGGCGCGGGGTATCCGGCCTCATGCTGCAGCCTTCCTGAATCCGCATCCCACCCGCCGGAATGGAAGACCTCATCCCCATCCGCACTGGTGATTTGCAGTTCCAGCCAGGCGCGTCGACTGGGATACCCCGTGGGCAGCTTGTGACCGCTCAGGTTGGTGACCGTGACCGTGATCGCGAGCGTATCTCCCTGCCACGCTGGTGAGAGATCCAGCGACGCGGCACTCTGCAGCATGCGTCGCGTGCGGGCAATGGTTGAGTCGAAATGCACAGGCTCTGCCGTCACACCGAGCGAATCTCCGTGGTCCCGCAGCATGCCGAGCATGAATGCGTTGCCTCCTACAAATTCATGGCGATAGAAGGGCTCTCTGCCATCCAGGCCTTTGGGCGTGTTTGAGATGGGGATCTGACCTGGCTGCACGGGCATGTGACAGGTCTGACACTGGGTGTTCGAACCGGGGTACGACGAGTTGAGCCACTCCAGGTAGGGTGTCTGCTCCGCAATACGCCCAACTACCTGACCCGAGGCGTCGACCGCATCGGTGTACAGCGTGTGACAGGTAGCGCACAACGCCGAACGGTTCATGTGCTCGCCGTATTTGGGCTCGTAGCCGGACATGGCCAGCATTGGCCAGGCGAACGGCTCGGTGTAGGGGCCGTAGATGGTCTGGTCGTGGCTGATCTCGAACCCGCCGGAAAAGCTCTCCGGGGTGCCGAGGTTGTCGGACAGGATCTGGTGGCAGACGGTACAGCTGACGCCGTCCAATGCCAGCTCATCGTCATCCAGTTGCTCCATGCGGAAGCTGCTCTCACCGGATGCCAGCGCCTCGGCGCGACCCATCGGTGCATGGCACTTGGCGCATTTGTCTTCGATGGCCGCCTGGAGCCCTGGATTTGCGGCCACCTCGGCCGACACTTTGGCGCGCCAGAACGGATCCTTGGACGCGTTGGCCATCATCGTGCTGCGCCAATACGTAGGAGGAGACACGTCATTGCCGTTTTCATCCCGTAGATCGGGACGGCCGTCTGAGGACGGGGTGTGGCAGGTAGCACAGTTGCCCGATCCCGAAAAGATACTTCCCTGCCCCCTTGCCAGGTCCCTGGAGCCATGCGAAACCGCCAGCCAGGCTCCCAGCAGGAGCGGCAACGAGACGGCTATTGGGAGTATGGTTCGCACGGCCATGGGTGGGATCTACCTTTCGGAGCAAGTATCGACCCGATCCGGCCACTCCAAAGGCGCCATGGACAGCCTGAACCGCCGGGTAATCCGGGCTAGTCGCCCGAGGGTTCTTTTGCGAGGCCGCCATCTCCGTCACCCCCGAAGAGTTGCGGTACCGGGCGCAGCTCCACCGCGTTGATTCTTCGCGGTGCTGCGTCGACGGGCTCCACGGCATCCATCTGCTTCGAGGAGCCACTCCCGAGATCCCTGAAGCGACGAGCTGAGACCAGCACGCGCGACTCCAGGGTGCCCACAGCGCGGTTGTAGTTGCTGATAGCGGTGCCCAGCCCATTTCCCACCTTGGCAAAGTGCTCGGCCATGACACAAATGCGATCGTAGAGCTCCTGGCCCAGCGAACTGATCTGTCGCGCATTCTCGGCCACCTGTTCCTGTCGCCAGCCGTAGGCCACTGCCCGAAGCAACGCGATGAGGGTCATGGGAGTCGCGACAATGACGTTGTTGTCTATGCCGTACTCGAAAAGCCCGGGGTCCGTCTGGAGGGCAGAATAGTAAAACGACTCACCCGGCAGGAAGAGGACCACCATATCCGGCGTCGTATCGAATTGGTCGAAGTACGCCTTGGCGCCCAACTTCCTGATGTGCTCGCGCAGCTGCGAAACGTGACGCCGCGACTCTGCCTTGCGCGTTTTCTCATCCTCCGCCTCAATGGCCTCCAGATAGGCCTCTAGCGGCACCTTGGCGTCTACGACGATGATGCGGTCTCCCGGGAGCCGTACGATCAGGTCGGGCCGGAGTCGGCCGTCGGCGGTCGACACGGTAGGCTGTTCATCGAAGTCGCAGTAGCTGACCATGCCAGCCAGTTCCACGACGCGCCGGAGTTGAACCTCCCCCCATCTGCCCCGCACGGCCGGCTTGCGAAGCGCGTTGACCAGATTGGATGCCTCCTTCTGCAATTTGACCTGCGACTCCCCCAGGAGTCGCACCTGCTCGGAAAGCGAAGCATACGTCTCGGTTCGCTCCTTTTCGACCGACGACAGGTGCTGCTGCACGGCCTCCAGGGACTTGCCCAGGGGCTGAACCAGTTGTTGCATCTTCAGGCGGCGCTGCTCTCCCTTCTCCTCGGCCCGCAAAAGCATGCCGTCGAACTGCGACCTGGCCAGTTCCATGAACGACTTGGCGTTTTCGTCCAGAGCCTTGCGAGACAGGGCGTCAATCTGGTGCATCCAGGCCTGCTGCGCCTCCGCGAGCGCCTCGATCTTCTCCTGGTCGGCCCGTCTCTCCACGTTTCGCGCCGTGCGCTCTGCCGTGAAGGCCTTGTCCAGATCCACGTACTCCTGCTCTCGAATCTGGAGTCGATCTCTGAGATACGCCTCCGCTTTTCGCACGTGCTCGAGATCCGCTCTCATGCGGGCGGCCTTTGGGCGCTGCAGCATCCAGACGAGGAGAGCTCCGGCCGCGGCAGCTACTCCGAGCATCGACAAGGTGGTGAGATCCATTTCGGTCCAGGCTGACGGCACGGGAAAAGTCCCTGTCTGCAACCTAAAGCCGAGGGGTGACAGTTATCTGTCACATCCTCCTAGCGACGGTACAGAAAGCGCAGCATGTCCGGAAAACGCGCCGCCCAGGCCAACTCATTGTGCGAGGCGCCAAGCGCCTCCACGAAGTAGGCATCGCTCGGGTCATCCACCCTCTCCGACACCACCAGGTGCAGTTCACGCGCGTCCGAAACCATGCCCGCAGCCTCGTCAGAGCCGACGTCGATCCAGATCCGCATCCCCGACAAATCCGCGTTGGCCGCATCGTCCAGAATGAACCGCTCGTCCCACCAGACGGACGGGGATGCCACGAGCAGGCCGTCAAACTGCCCAGGATAGCGAGTGGCCAGATAGATGGTGAGTAGCCCGCCCAGTGAAGCACCGCCAAGAGAAGTCCGCTCAGGATCCGTCCGGTAGGTCGCGTCGATGAAGGGTTTGAGATCCTCGAGAAGGAATCGGCCGAAATCGTCCGCAAGCCCACCCCCCTGGGTCATGAGCGCACTGAACTGCGAGACCCGACCCGCCTGCACAATCGTCGGGCTGAAGTAGATCCCCTCCCGGGGTACGAACAACTCGTCTCCTTCCGGCTCGAGCTCTGTCCAGACATCCTCATAGGGCAACTGGACCTTCAGATCGCCCTCGATTTCGCGGAAGGACAGGCTGAGGTCCGGCTCCATGACGGTCGTGTAGTCACCGACCCATCCCCTTCCTCCTTCCACGCGCCGGAACTCCCACTGCCTGCCGCCGGGCGTATACTCGCGCGTGCGGTTCGCGGGGCTGGCGAAAATCCCGACAATGATGACCGGCTCGATAATGCCCCGTGCGATGAGCCGCTCCGCCGTCTCGTCGGCGGACCACTCATACCCGGAGAGACGCTGGTCAAACAGATGTTGACCGTCCATCATATACAGGACCGGGTACCTCCTGTCTCCGTCATCGTATCCGGGAGGCAGATATACCATGAACTGCTTCTCCTCCGGCAGAAAGCTGGTCGAAAAGCCCTCATGGGTGCGCACATCGCCCACGATTGTCGGTTCAAGCTGCTCCGGCGGATCGTTGAATACACGCCGGACCTCCACATCGCCGCTCTCCCGACTGATCAGTCGATCCCGGCCTTCCTCCCAGCCTTCGTTGGAGTTGCCGGGCCGGTCGATCTTGAACTTGTAGCGCAAGGGCTCTCCGGCGCGGGCGACTTCTATGCGGACCTCGTAGACGCCGTCGTTGTCCAGGTCGGTGGCGAGCACGCTTTCACTCCACTCCAGCGGCTCCACGCTGCCGCGCACACCGACCGCGTCAGTTCGAGGGTCGAACACACCCTCGGCCGTGGCGGGATTCATGTCGACCCGGAAGTGAACCTGAATGGTCGCCTCCGGCGCCTCGCACGCCGCAAGGAGCAAGACGGCCGAAACGAATAGAAGACACTGGCGGAACCGCATAAGGCAAAATAGAAAATGCCGCCCCGCATATACGGGCCGGCATTTTCAAGGTTAGACGATCATTTCTGAGTCGGACCCCTCTTCCGACCAAGAGCCGAGTCGCCGAACCTGAGGTTGAGACAGTTCCGGTGTCTCAGAGGTGTCTCACGTGTGTCTCACGTGAGACACCTCGGGGCAGCTACCTGAGGTGTACACAGGCAGTAGTGGTGTTACCGGGGACGCCGCTGACGCAGCCTTCTGGCGATGAGATGGCCTGTAGCGCCTGTTCTGCGCTCATGTCTCCATCTCGAGCCATGACTGCCGCGATGGCCCCGGCTACATGCGGGACTGCAAAGGACGTACCCGATCCCAGCAGCAGGACGATTTTTTTCTTGCTGATCTTGCCGAGCGACAGGATGTCTTCTCCCGGAGCGTAAATGTCGACTTTCTTCCCGTAGTTGGAGAAGGAGGAGTGTTCATTGTTCGGTCCGTGGGAGCCCACCGTAATCACGCCGCGCGCATGAGCCGGCGTAACCTTGTTGGCGTTCAGACCGTCGTTTCCGGCCGATACGACGACAATTATCCCTGCCTTGTGGGCAGCCGTGAACGCCTTGTCGAGGGCCGTCTTCCACGTCACGCCGATGTAAGCACCAAAGCTGGCCGAGATGATCATCGGCGTGGACGGATTGGCCTCTTTCTCCTCAATGATCTGGTTGATGGCATCGATCACAATGGACATCGACGTCATCCCGAACTTGTTGAGCACCACCATGTTATGCACGGAGACACCCGGCGCGACACCAATCACGCCGGTGTTGTTGTCCAGTGCACCGGCCGTACCGGCGATGTGGTAGCCGTGCGTGAAGACGTCCTTGCCGGCACGCTTTACGAACTCCCGCTCCTCCACCAGATTGACGTCGTCCTCATTGACGCGGGTGTCGAGGACGTACAGATGCACGCCCTGCATATCCGCCTCGGTAACGCCTGCCAGGGGCGCGTTGATGTGCGGCACGCCCCAGGGCGTAGTCTGGTTGTTGCTTGCCGGCGACATCGTGACGCTTTCGGCCTGAACACGCAAATCCGGCTCGATTTCGGCCACCTCCGGAGAGGCCAGCAGCGCGTTCAAAGCGGGCATGACGATGTCG containing:
- a CDS encoding GNAT family N-acetyltransferase is translated as MILFTTARTVVREMDASYLDHLVNLDSDPEVMRYINGGKPTSRNRMAEKLADWTAHYRAARPGGFWAIHLAYSDRFVGWVHLKPDWADRELDELGYRLIREVWGSGIATEVACGMIDHALHEWGRESVVARTLAANRASRRVMEKAGMRFEFSFTYPPEVLPGWPVERRAAVRYRIDT
- the rmuC gene encoding DNA recombination protein RmuC, translated to MDLTTLSMLGVAAAAGALLVWMLQRPKAARMRADLEHVRKAEAYLRDRLQIREQEYVDLDKAFTAERTARNVERRADQEKIEALAEAQQAWMHQIDALSRKALDENAKSFMELARSQFDGMLLRAEEKGEQRRLKMQQLVQPLGKSLEAVQQHLSSVEKERTETYASLSEQVRLLGESQVKLQKEASNLVNALRKPAVRGRWGEVQLRRVVELAGMVSYCDFDEQPTVSTADGRLRPDLIVRLPGDRIIVVDAKVPLEAYLEAIEAEDEKTRKAESRRHVSQLREHIRKLGAKAYFDQFDTTPDMVVLFLPGESFYYSALQTDPGLFEYGIDNNVIVATPMTLIALLRAVAYGWRQEQVAENARQISSLGQELYDRICVMAEHFAKVGNGLGTAISNYNRAVGTLESRVLVSARRFRDLGSGSSKQMDAVEPVDAAPRRINAVELRPVPQLFGGDGDGGLAKEPSGD
- a CDS encoding alpha/beta hydrolase yields the protein MRFRQCLLFVSAVLLLAACEAPEATIQVHFRVDMNPATAEGVFDPRTDAVGVRGSVEPLEWSESVLATDLDNDGVYEVRIEVARAGEPLRYKFKIDRPGNSNEGWEEGRDRLISRESGDVEVRRVFNDPPEQLEPTIVGDVRTHEGFSTSFLPEEKQFMVYLPPGYDDGDRRYPVLYMMDGQHLFDQRLSGYEWSADETAERLIARGIIEPVIIVGIFASPANRTREYTPGGRQWEFRRVEGGRGWVGDYTTVMEPDLSLSFREIEGDLKVQLPYEDVWTELEPEGDELFVPREGIYFSPTIVQAGRVSQFSALMTQGGGLADDFGRFLLEDLKPFIDATYRTDPERTSLGGASLGGLLTIYLATRYPGQFDGLLVASPSVWWDERFILDDAANADLSGMRIWIDVGSDEAAGMVSDARELHLVVSERVDDPSDAYFVEALGASHNELAWAARFPDMLRFLYRR
- a CDS encoding S8 family serine peptidase, giving the protein MIRRASTAALVAAVFVASGCVEPIASPEFTPLELEEQVLGDPKLVNGHLLAQTALETEAGKDDPDEIRIIIRYFDSNESLADNFLKRHNFLKRHNFLKRHSTGGQILELSSAVQFDKKAIKKAFNLQAGDDIVMPALNALLASPEVAEIEPDLRVQAESVTMSPASNNQTTPWGVPHINAPLAGVTEADMQGVHLYVLDTRVNEDDVNLVEEREFVKRAGKDVFTHGYHIAGTAGALDNNTGVIGVAPGVSVHNMVVLNKFGMTSMSIVIDAINQIIEEKEANPSTPMIISASFGAYIGVTWKTALDKAFTAAHKAGIIVVVSAGNDGLNANKVTPAHARGVITVGSHGPNNEHSSFSNYGKKVDIYAPGEDILSLGKISKKKIVLLLGSGTSFAVPHVAGAIAAVMARDGDMSAEQALQAISSPEGCVSGVPGNTTTACVHLR